In bacterium, the following are encoded in one genomic region:
- a CDS encoding T9SS type A sorting domain-containing protein: MLIIKQRSFGGRVLGIAVSLLVLPLLLFSQAAAQEGRYTVTITSDNAYRFGFGDAHGVIPAKVSDAVFSGSASDIYGSTVWDVREHGGALPPRYSSPRYGPERYTLDGSFDGKYIYIAAWSDNGVWQGTIALLKDNRASVSYATGPSSAWEVYATGRNKDSYRREWPTVSEMNTDIALANAKSGSAPGSIGWVNTSGCVDGNGGCRGILLHCEEFTQARFSGSPGLRKTFGDAQFMWYRNPDYPDGSCSVATIPDSTSGEYLIFRVGPLDSLLPPPPCDSIETRIEWSREIPCCIDLYLSNTTLDYWDAIRLRILSDEVRFDDVLSLPGWAIERAPSAREVLLHPPDGTVPVCSNEALIQACLAGAEEHEALMEIAWLAKDFSICRDTVFLRCETTSAVGSGNADGTPQSFRIAGCLPDPLSENGSVTFFNDRPQNLRMDVHDLLGRHRTTLYEGHCTAGVHQVGINAARLSSGVYILRLTSSSQSASRLLRIAR, encoded by the coding sequence ATGCTGATTATCAAGCAACGCAGTTTCGGGGGAAGAGTGCTGGGCATTGCCGTTTCGCTTTTGGTGTTGCCGCTCCTGCTTTTTTCACAGGCCGCAGCACAGGAAGGCCGGTATACCGTGACCATCACCAGCGACAATGCCTACCGGTTTGGTTTCGGTGATGCGCACGGAGTGATTCCGGCCAAGGTCTCCGATGCAGTATTCAGCGGATCTGCGTCTGACATCTACGGAAGCACGGTATGGGATGTGCGCGAGCATGGAGGGGCTCTCCCGCCCCGGTATTCGAGTCCGAGATATGGGCCGGAGCGCTATACGCTGGATGGGAGCTTCGACGGAAAGTACATTTATATCGCGGCCTGGAGCGACAATGGGGTCTGGCAGGGAACGATAGCCCTGCTCAAAGACAACAGGGCCAGCGTCAGCTATGCAACCGGGCCCTCCTCCGCCTGGGAGGTATACGCAACCGGGAGAAACAAGGACAGTTATCGCCGTGAGTGGCCAACCGTTTCAGAAATGAATACCGACATTGCGCTAGCCAATGCAAAGAGCGGAAGCGCACCTGGGAGCATTGGGTGGGTCAACACCAGTGGCTGCGTGGACGGTAATGGTGGATGTCGCGGCATATTGCTGCATTGCGAAGAATTCACCCAAGCGCGTTTTTCAGGCTCTCCAGGACTGCGAAAAACATTCGGTGATGCGCAGTTCATGTGGTATCGGAATCCGGATTACCCGGATGGCAGCTGCAGCGTTGCCACCATCCCCGATTCAACGTCCGGCGAATATCTCATTTTCAGGGTTGGTCCGCTCGATTCCCTTCTCCCACCACCCCCATGCGATTCGATTGAAACACGCATCGAATGGAGCCGGGAGATTCCCTGCTGTATCGATCTGTATCTCAGCAACACAACGCTGGATTACTGGGACGCGATCCGGCTGCGTATTCTTTCCGATGAAGTGCGTTTTGATGATGTCCTGTCCCTGCCGGGATGGGCCATCGAAAGAGCACCTTCAGCCAGGGAAGTACTGCTGCATCCTCCGGATGGCACGGTCCCGGTTTGCAGCAATGAAGCCTTGATCCAGGCCTGTCTTGCTGGAGCGGAAGAACATGAGGCCCTGATGGAAATCGCCTGGCTGGCGAAGGACTTTTCGATCTGCCGTGACACTGTCTTCCTGCGTTGCGAAACGACTTCGGCTGTCGGGAGCGGGAATGCGGACGGTACTCCACAATCGTTCCGCATTGCAGGATGCCTGCCCGACCCACTCTCGGAGAACGGCAGTGTCACCTTCTTCAATGACAGACCGCAGAATCTGCGTATGGATGTCCATGACCTGCTCGGGCGGCATCGCACAACACTCTACGAGGGACATTGCACGGCAGGCGTGCATCAGGTCGGCATCAATGCAGCGAGACTCTCCTCGGGCGTCTACATTTTGCGTCTGACCTCCTCTTCGCAATCCGCCTCCCGCCTGCTGCGTATAGCCCGTTAA
- the lpdA gene encoding dihydrolipoyl dehydrogenase, whose protein sequence is MSDTKNTDLVVIGGGPGGYAAAFYAADLGMEVTLIDTEENPGGVCLYRGCIPSKALLHVAKLINEAKEAEAWGISFGEPKIDIDKLRSFKDNVVGKLTGGLGQLSKARKITFIRGFATFVDNTTLHIDEHDGGESELKFKNAILATGSRPAMIPGVPEGTDRVMDSTGALNFPDIPGKFLVIGGGYIGLELGTVYAALGSRVTVVEMTGGLLPGADRDMVNHLKKRLDASFESIMLNTKVTGMKEQKNGIKVTFENSDGEQNAIFDRVLISVGRKPNTQGFGIENTRVDVNDRGFVTVDPQRRTAEQNIFAIGDITGDPMLAHKASHEARVAVEVIAGKKSVFEPYAIPAVVFTDPEIAWAGITETEAREQKRKVEVARFPWAASGRATTLDRSDGVTKLIVDPETERILGVGIAGPGAGELIAEGVLAIEMAARVKDVAASIHPHPTLSETIMEAADAYFGHSTHMYRPKR, encoded by the coding sequence ATGTCTGATACAAAAAACACGGACCTTGTGGTCATCGGGGGAGGACCCGGTGGATATGCCGCGGCATTCTACGCGGCCGACCTGGGAATGGAGGTCACGCTCATCGATACGGAAGAAAACCCCGGCGGCGTCTGCCTCTACCGGGGCTGCATTCCCTCCAAAGCACTGCTGCATGTCGCCAAGCTTATCAACGAGGCGAAAGAGGCGGAAGCATGGGGTATCAGCTTCGGGGAACCGAAAATTGATATCGACAAACTGCGGTCGTTCAAGGACAACGTGGTGGGCAAGCTGACGGGTGGACTCGGACAGCTTTCCAAAGCCCGCAAAATCACCTTCATCCGCGGTTTCGCGACATTCGTTGATAACACAACGCTTCATATCGACGAGCATGACGGCGGTGAGAGCGAGCTGAAATTCAAGAACGCCATTCTCGCCACCGGTTCGCGTCCCGCCATGATTCCCGGCGTCCCTGAAGGAACGGATCGTGTGATGGACAGCACCGGGGCACTGAACTTCCCGGATATCCCCGGGAAATTCCTGGTCATCGGCGGCGGGTATATTGGACTCGAACTCGGCACGGTGTACGCCGCGCTGGGCTCGCGTGTCACGGTGGTGGAAATGACCGGCGGACTCCTCCCCGGCGCTGATCGCGACATGGTGAATCATCTGAAAAAGCGCCTGGATGCGAGCTTCGAATCCATCATGCTCAACACCAAAGTCACGGGCATGAAGGAGCAGAAAAACGGAATCAAGGTGACCTTCGAAAACAGCGACGGTGAACAGAATGCGATTTTCGACCGCGTGCTGATTTCCGTGGGACGCAAGCCGAATACCCAGGGCTTCGGAATCGAAAACACCCGCGTTGATGTCAACGACCGCGGTTTCGTCACCGTCGATCCCCAGCGACGCACGGCCGAGCAGAACATCTTCGCGATCGGTGATATCACCGGAGATCCCATGCTGGCGCACAAGGCTTCGCACGAAGCGCGCGTTGCCGTGGAGGTCATTGCCGGAAAGAAAAGCGTATTCGAACCCTATGCGATTCCGGCCGTGGTGTTTACCGATCCGGAAATCGCCTGGGCGGGCATCACCGAGACGGAAGCACGGGAGCAGAAGCGCAAGGTTGAAGTCGCCCGTTTTCCCTGGGCCGCATCGGGACGCGCGACGACGCTTGACCGCTCCGATGGCGTCACCAAGCTCATCGTGGATCCCGAAACCGAGCGCATTCTCGGTGTCGGTATTGCCGGTCCCGGAGCAGGCGAATTGATCGCCGAAGGTGTACTGGCCATCGAGATGGCCGCACGCGTAAAGGATGTCGCCGCTTCCATTCATCCGCATCCGACACTGTCGGAAACCATCATGGAAGCAGCCGACGCCTACTTCGGTCACAGTACGCACATGTACCGCCCGAAACGGTAG
- a CDS encoding diacylglycerol kinase family lipid kinase, protein MFTHDRTVHLILNPAAGQRRAGRQLRKIMQNLHNDGAEVHEHVTARPMHAAELAKALPDDGAPLCVAGGDGTLNEVMNGLHPGSHPVGVLPFGTGNDFAHMLGIRTMSDTLHALREDRQGPVDIAEVHVVEEDGGVVTRKMINAVGIGFDAAVALDVSNGRGGRGILPYLFSVFRVLRHYQAVPSVTVLQNRELTSSLFLACIGNGRSSGGGFRLTPSARIDDGMLDLCHVRAVSTRRVLQVLPRALNGTHLSAPEISYEQMTHADISLDYPLPVHVDGEVISTQARRIVVSCQPSSHRFFIGG, encoded by the coding sequence ATGTTCACTCATGATCGCACCGTTCACCTGATTCTCAATCCCGCCGCGGGACAGCGGCGTGCGGGAAGGCAGCTCAGGAAAATTATGCAGAATCTGCATAATGACGGTGCCGAGGTCCACGAGCACGTGACCGCACGGCCGATGCATGCCGCTGAACTGGCGAAGGCACTGCCCGATGACGGCGCGCCGCTCTGTGTCGCCGGAGGTGATGGGACGCTCAATGAAGTCATGAACGGGTTGCACCCGGGATCACATCCCGTAGGCGTCCTGCCCTTCGGAACGGGCAATGATTTCGCGCATATGCTGGGTATTCGCACTATGAGCGATACGCTCCATGCTTTGCGTGAGGACCGCCAGGGGCCGGTCGACATTGCGGAAGTTCATGTGGTGGAGGAAGATGGCGGGGTGGTGACGCGGAAAATGATCAATGCCGTGGGAATCGGGTTTGATGCTGCAGTCGCACTGGATGTCTCCAATGGCCGCGGCGGCAGGGGGATTCTGCCCTATCTCTTCTCCGTTTTTCGCGTGCTGCGTCATTATCAGGCGGTGCCTTCCGTTACGGTGCTGCAGAACCGCGAACTGACATCGTCGCTTTTCCTGGCCTGTATCGGGAACGGACGGAGTTCTGGTGGAGGATTCAGGCTGACACCGTCAGCGCGCATCGATGACGGGATGCTGGATCTCTGTCATGTGCGCGCTGTGAGTACCAGGCGTGTACTGCAGGTGCTGCCGCGCGCCCTCAACGGCACACACCTATCGGCTCCTGAGATCAGCTACGAGCAGATGACGCATGCCGATATCTCTCTGGACTACCCGCTGCCGGTGCATGTGGACGGCGAGGTCATCAGCACCCAGGCGCGCCGTATCGTCGTGTCCTGTCAGCCTTCGTCACATCGCTTCTTCATCGGCGGCTAA
- a CDS encoding nitric-oxide reductase large subunit: protein MKNTSTFTSGIWKHVLLLCMLLGFTVLLVGGYWVYRDAAPRPAQIVDARGNELTTYDAIQGGQAVYQSHGLMQYGSTLGHGAYLGPDFTAEALHITTTSMRDYYAQERFGATFASLNEEQQAGIAARVKRELKENRYDAATDRIVLTDGQAAALRAVRAHYEKMFSESNDRSGLQPNAIIRTRNASEGWYLKGDQAEHLADFFYWTSWLSTTTRPETGSSYTNNWPYDPDAGNVQSAGSYLWSGVSATLLILMTALILFLWKRYRLESQDAYEKFPRINTDRLMLTPSQKATGKYFVVVALLFLVQTVLGGYMAHTYIEGNLFYGINLASILPFNVARTWHLQLAVFWIATAWIAMGIFIAPMVAGREVPGQKNLVNLLFWALVLLVGGSLTGEYLGVRGDFGSSWFWFGHQGWEYLDLGRFWQIVLAVGLGLWLVIMYRGLKPALQKENDKGGLTHLLLYASIAIPAFYGFAFFMTPGSHITMADFWRWWVIHLWVEGMFEVFAVVVIGFLMVNMGLVTKNSTLRALYFQLIILLGSGIIGTGHHYYWIGTPELWVALGSVFSAMEVIPLTLLVVEAYEQYRYVREGGAHFPYKWAFMFLVATAFWNLFGAGVLGFLINLPSINFFSHGGFLTAAHGHGALMGVYGMLGIALMLFSMRTISNKRNDKLLRLSFWGLNAGLMGMILITLLPVGFTQFMQGIEHGYWYVRTLDFYYQPFVHTVLWLRMIPDTVFIALGVIPLLAAVYNMWRNPRTPQQIKGKEEVGGLTFEEVLREAAEQPANGGSASKPLATTDA, encoded by the coding sequence ATGAAAAACACAAGCACCTTCACCTCGGGCATCTGGAAGCACGTCCTGCTCCTCTGCATGCTGCTCGGCTTCACCGTGCTGCTGGTCGGTGGCTACTGGGTGTACCGCGACGCTGCACCTCGTCCTGCGCAGATCGTCGATGCGCGGGGGAACGAACTTACCACGTATGACGCCATACAGGGGGGACAGGCGGTGTACCAGAGTCATGGACTCATGCAGTACGGAAGTACGCTCGGACACGGCGCGTATCTCGGACCGGATTTCACCGCCGAGGCGCTGCATATCACGACCACCTCGATGCGCGATTACTACGCGCAGGAACGATTTGGCGCCACGTTCGCTTCGCTCAACGAAGAGCAGCAGGCCGGCATCGCGGCACGCGTGAAGAGGGAATTGAAAGAGAATCGCTACGATGCAGCCACGGACCGTATTGTCCTCACCGATGGACAGGCCGCAGCGCTGCGTGCAGTGCGTGCACATTATGAAAAGATGTTCTCGGAGAGCAACGACCGGTCCGGTCTGCAGCCGAACGCCATCATCCGCACGCGTAACGCGAGCGAAGGCTGGTATCTGAAGGGAGACCAGGCGGAGCATCTGGCGGACTTCTTCTACTGGACATCCTGGCTTTCAACCACCACCCGCCCGGAAACCGGCAGCAGTTACACCAACAACTGGCCATACGACCCTGACGCAGGGAATGTGCAATCGGCAGGTTCCTACCTCTGGAGCGGTGTGAGCGCGACGCTGCTCATCCTCATGACCGCACTCATCCTCTTCCTCTGGAAGCGCTATCGTCTCGAATCGCAGGACGCCTACGAGAAATTCCCGCGCATCAACACCGACCGTCTCATGCTCACCCCGAGTCAGAAGGCCACCGGAAAATACTTCGTCGTCGTTGCCCTGCTCTTTCTCGTACAGACTGTGCTCGGCGGCTACATGGCCCATACCTATATCGAAGGCAATCTCTTCTACGGCATCAACCTCGCCAGCATCCTGCCCTTCAACGTAGCACGCACCTGGCATTTGCAGCTCGCCGTGTTCTGGATCGCCACGGCATGGATCGCCATGGGCATCTTCATTGCACCGATGGTGGCGGGACGCGAAGTCCCGGGCCAGAAAAATCTCGTCAACCTCCTCTTCTGGGCGCTGGTGCTGCTCGTTGGCGGCAGCCTGACGGGCGAGTACCTGGGTGTACGCGGCGACTTCGGCAGCTCATGGTTCTGGTTCGGTCACCAGGGCTGGGAATATCTCGATCTCGGACGCTTCTGGCAGATCGTGCTGGCAGTGGGACTCGGTCTCTGGCTTGTCATCATGTATCGCGGACTCAAACCTGCGCTGCAAAAGGAGAACGACAAGGGTGGACTGACACACCTCCTGCTTTATGCCTCGATCGCCATTCCCGCCTTCTACGGATTCGCGTTTTTCATGACACCGGGATCGCATATCACCATGGCCGACTTCTGGCGCTGGTGGGTGATTCACCTCTGGGTGGAAGGCATGTTCGAGGTCTTCGCCGTCGTGGTGATTGGTTTCCTGATGGTCAACATGGGACTCGTCACGAAGAACTCCACCCTGCGCGCACTGTACTTCCAGCTCATCATTCTGCTGGGAAGCGGCATCATCGGCACGGGACATCATTATTACTGGATCGGCACCCCGGAGCTCTGGGTTGCACTCGGCTCGGTATTCTCCGCCATGGAGGTCATTCCCCTCACCCTTCTCGTCGTCGAGGCGTATGAGCAGTACCGCTACGTCCGCGAAGGTGGCGCGCACTTCCCTTACAAATGGGCATTCATGTTCCTTGTCGCGACCGCGTTCTGGAATCTCTTCGGTGCCGGCGTGCTGGGCTTCCTGATCAACCTGCCTTCGATCAACTTCTTCTCTCACGGCGGCTTCCTGACCGCGGCACACGGACACGGCGCACTCATGGGCGTGTACGGGATGCTCGGCATCGCGCTGATGCTCTTCAGCATGCGGACGATCTCAAACAAGCGCAACGACAAACTGCTGCGCCTCTCGTTCTGGGGATTGAATGCCGGTCTGATGGGCATGATACTCATCACCCTGCTGCCCGTAGGATTCACGCAATTCATGCAGGGTATCGAACATGGCTACTGGTATGTGCGTACGCTCGACTTCTACTATCAACCCTTCGTGCACACCGTGCTCTGGCTGCGCATGATTCCCGACACCGTGTTCATCGCCCTCGGCGTCATACCCCTTCTCGCGGCTGTGTACAACATGTGGCGCAATCCCCGCACGCCGCAGCAGATAAAAGGCAAAGAGGAAGTCGGCGGACTGACCTTCGAAGAAGTACTGCGTGAAGCAGCTGAACAGCCTGCGAACGGCGGCAGCGCGAGCAAGCCTCTCGCCACAACCGATGCCTGA
- a CDS encoding DUF4256 domain-containing protein gives MPGKKKLRKEEQQSLLDILKQRFESHMHRHEKLKWSAVLQRLDSKPDKLAVLAEMERTGGEPDVIGKDKSTGEILFYDCSKESPKGRRSLCYDREALNARKQHKPKDSAMDVATAIGIEMLTEEQYRELQQLGEFDLKTSSWVRTPDRIREKGGATFCDRRYDTVFFYHNGAESYYAARGFRGCLRV, from the coding sequence ATGCCTGGAAAGAAGAAACTGCGCAAAGAAGAGCAGCAGAGTTTGCTCGATATACTGAAGCAGCGTTTTGAAAGTCATATGCACCGGCACGAAAAGCTGAAGTGGAGTGCGGTGCTGCAGCGGCTGGATTCGAAGCCGGATAAGCTCGCGGTGCTTGCGGAAATGGAGCGGACGGGAGGTGAACCGGATGTCATCGGGAAGGACAAATCGACAGGCGAAATCCTGTTCTACGATTGTTCGAAGGAAAGTCCGAAGGGACGCCGGAGCCTTTGCTATGACAGGGAGGCGTTGAACGCAAGGAAGCAGCACAAGCCGAAGGACAGCGCAATGGATGTGGCCACGGCTATCGGAATCGAGATGCTGACCGAGGAACAGTACAGAGAGCTGCAGCAACTCGGGGAGTTCGATTTGAAGACATCGAGCTGGGTGCGGACGCCGGATCGGATACGGGAAAAAGGCGGAGCGACGTTCTGCGATCGGCGTTATGATACGGTCTTTTTCTATCACAACGGAGCGGAATCCTATTATGCCGCACGTGGTTTCCGCGGCTGTCTCCGGGTATGA
- a CDS encoding PAS domain-containing protein: MEYNELTNEELIHELEILHKRLLSTREANKELSSQLQAKDAEVIRLQRTLEERLAEAIHRESEFRKSTEQYRSLVGNLPGAVYRCANDAYWTMEFISHQVEELTGYPCTDFINNEVRSYNSVILPEDVIKVVDAVNEGLKHREPYTIEYRLRHKDGSIIPVYERGAGAYDEDGELLWLDGVIFKVDHNQRDTEYDD, encoded by the coding sequence ATGGAGTACAACGAATTAACTAATGAGGAGCTCATTCACGAGCTGGAAATCCTCCACAAGCGATTGCTTTCGACACGGGAAGCGAACAAGGAACTGTCTTCCCAGCTGCAGGCCAAGGATGCGGAAGTCATTCGGCTGCAGCGCACGCTGGAAGAACGCCTCGCGGAAGCAATCCACCGCGAAAGCGAATTCCGGAAATCCACCGAACAGTATCGTTCGCTGGTGGGGAATCTCCCCGGCGCGGTCTATCGCTGCGCCAATGATGCATACTGGACCATGGAGTTTATCAGCCACCAGGTAGAGGAACTCACCGGGTATCCCTGTACGGACTTCATCAATAACGAAGTACGGAGCTACAACAGCGTGATACTTCCGGAAGATGTCATCAAGGTGGTCGATGCGGTGAATGAAGGACTCAAACACCGCGAGCCCTATACTATCGAATATCGCCTCAGGCATAAAGATGGGAGCATCATCCCTGTCTACGAACGCGGGGCCGGCGCGTATGATGAAGACGGGGAGCTGCTCTGGCTCGATGGCGTCATTTTCAAGGTGGATCACAACCAGCGCGACACGGAATACGACGACTGA
- a CDS encoding aminopeptidase: MSIPTEKLRTWADYLLNYSLGGVQEDDVIMIKGEHITWPLMSVLQDMIFAAGGIADVNIVAPDNDRGKVWGASIARHGNVAQIERVPAWHRTRYEAMTKYIEILGAENPALSAGQPEETAMAVMRADEEFKGIRLAKPWVLTLFPTQGFADLEGMTLEQYTDVIVSASMQDPRELDRVEQDIYELMDSSSRIRIQTRHPEDGRTLELGMSIAERNVIKCTGKRNFPDGEVFTSPNTSTVEGEIFVDLPVYNSGTTVQGIYLKFEGGRIVQYSAKQGHDTLAKIIETDEGSHRLGEVALGMNAGITEVLKHPLFVEKVGGTLHIAIGASYPECYVQDESSDAGSAALDRMFEEGLLNRSAQHVDIVTDFREGGSGIGVWLDDTEIKVRDGIWVRP; this comes from the coding sequence ATGAGCATCCCCACAGAGAAACTTCGTACCTGGGCCGATTATCTCCTCAATTATTCACTCGGCGGCGTGCAGGAAGATGACGTCATCATGATCAAGGGTGAGCACATCACCTGGCCGCTGATGTCGGTGCTGCAGGACATGATATTCGCAGCCGGCGGCATCGCGGATGTCAACATCGTGGCACCCGACAATGACCGCGGGAAGGTCTGGGGCGCATCCATCGCCCGGCATGGCAACGTCGCACAGATCGAACGGGTGCCAGCCTGGCATCGCACGCGTTACGAAGCCATGACGAAATACATCGAAATTCTCGGCGCGGAAAATCCCGCGCTCTCCGCCGGTCAGCCGGAGGAAACCGCGATGGCCGTCATGCGCGCAGACGAAGAATTCAAGGGCATCCGTCTGGCCAAACCCTGGGTACTGACCCTGTTCCCGACGCAGGGCTTCGCCGATCTGGAAGGAATGACGCTCGAGCAGTATACCGACGTCATTGTCTCCGCTTCGATGCAGGATCCGCGCGAACTCGACCGTGTGGAGCAGGATATTTACGAACTGATGGATTCCAGCAGCCGTATTCGCATTCAGACGCGGCATCCGGAAGATGGCCGCACGTTGGAACTGGGCATGAGTATCGCAGAACGAAATGTGATCAAATGCACAGGCAAAAGAAATTTCCCTGACGGAGAGGTATTCACGAGTCCCAACACCAGCACCGTGGAAGGCGAAATCTTCGTCGATCTCCCCGTCTATAACAGCGGTACAACAGTACAGGGGATTTATCTGAAGTTCGAAGGTGGACGCATCGTGCAGTACAGTGCAAAGCAGGGCCATGACACACTGGCGAAAATCATCGAAACCGATGAGGGATCGCATCGTCTCGGTGAGGTCGCGCTCGGCATGAACGCGGGCATCACCGAAGTGCTCAAGCACCCCCTGTTCGTTGAGAAAGTGGGCGGTACGCTGCATATCGCCATCGGCGCCAGCTATCCCGAATGCTATGTGCAGGATGAAAGTTCAGATGCGGGATCGGCAGCACTTGATCGTATGTTCGAGGAGGGGTTGCTGAACCGGTCGGCGCAGCACGTCGATATCGTAACGGATTTCCGTGAAGGCGGCTCCGGAATCGGTGTGTGGCTCGATGACACGGAAATCAAAGTACGGGACGGTATCTGGGTCCGACCCTGA
- the ric gene encoding iron-sulfur cluster repair di-iron protein, whose protein sequence is MQIDWNTQSVGEVVRNNMHAAGVFERYGIDYCCGGRQSLSEACERSDADSEALQHELADLPEHGAPNVAQWDTSFLIDYIINTHHNYVRSMLPTIHAHAAKVAQVHGDNHPETREIASIFMEVKQELEQHLMKEERILFPYIKQMLAAARGEAPVHAGGFGSVAQPIAMMEQEHDNAGLAFDRMRSLSGDFTPPEDACTTYQLLYRELDEFERDLHMHIHLENNVLHPRAKEVERTLATAA, encoded by the coding sequence ATGCAGATAGATTGGAACACCCAGAGTGTCGGAGAAGTGGTCAGAAACAACATGCACGCCGCAGGCGTTTTCGAGCGCTATGGCATTGACTACTGCTGTGGGGGACGGCAGTCGCTTTCCGAGGCCTGCGAACGCAGCGATGCAGACAGCGAAGCGTTGCAGCATGAACTCGCGGATCTCCCGGAACACGGCGCCCCGAACGTGGCGCAGTGGGACACTTCTTTCCTGATCGATTACATCATCAACACACATCACAATTACGTGCGCAGCATGCTGCCGACGATACACGCACATGCGGCCAAAGTCGCGCAGGTACACGGCGACAACCATCCTGAGACCAGGGAAATCGCCTCGATTTTCATGGAAGTGAAGCAGGAGCTCGAGCAGCACCTGATGAAGGAAGAGCGCATTCTCTTTCCCTATATCAAGCAGATGCTGGCAGCCGCGCGCGGGGAGGCTCCGGTGCATGCCGGGGGCTTCGGCAGTGTGGCGCAGCCCATAGCGATGATGGAGCAGGAGCATGACAATGCGGGACTGGCGTTCGATCGCATGCGCTCACTCAGCGGAGATTTCACTCCTCCCGAGGATGCATGCACCACGTATCAGCTCCTGTACCGCGAACTCGACGAATTCGAACGGGATCTGCACATGCACATCCACCTCGAGAACAACGTCCTTCACCCCAGGGCAAAAGAGGTGGAACGTACTCTCGCCACGGCAGCCTGA
- a CDS encoding Crp/Fnr family transcriptional regulator yields MEEKDIRNTLAELPMFTALRDEDIVHVARLCTVLRCEKGEILFREGDAYRGFYVVLEGGVKVYKLSPEGKETVLHIQFPPKTLAEIPMFAGEDYPAFAECLAPSRLLFVEKEGFLALLRETPDLALRMLAGLSKRLRELGAQLEHLTAHDVRTRLIRYLLEEYGRQHKAERVLPLLVLPISKTLLAAHLGTTLETLSRTLRKMEEEQRIKLKGKTVLLEDVPALQREYHEASGH; encoded by the coding sequence ATGGAAGAAAAAGACATCCGCAATACCCTGGCTGAGCTCCCAATGTTTACCGCGCTGCGGGACGAGGATATCGTTCATGTTGCGCGTCTGTGCACGGTGCTGCGTTGTGAGAAGGGGGAAATCCTCTTCCGGGAAGGGGATGCGTATCGCGGGTTCTACGTCGTGCTCGAAGGAGGTGTGAAGGTATACAAGCTTTCACCGGAGGGGAAGGAAACCGTATTGCATATTCAGTTCCCGCCGAAGACGCTGGCGGAAATCCCCATGTTCGCCGGAGAAGATTACCCCGCCTTTGCCGAGTGTCTGGCGCCAAGCCGTTTGCTGTTTGTGGAAAAGGAAGGATTTCTGGCGCTGCTGCGGGAAACGCCCGATCTGGCGCTGCGCATGCTGGCGGGACTCTCAAAACGTCTGCGTGAGCTGGGAGCGCAGCTCGAGCATCTGACCGCCCATGATGTACGCACGCGCCTTATTCGCTACCTGCTCGAGGAATACGGGAGGCAGCATAAGGCGGAGCGTGTGCTGCCATTGCTTGTGCTTCCGATCTCGAAAACGCTGCTGGCTGCCCATCTCGGGACGACACTGGAAACACTGTCACGAACCCTGAGAAAAATGGAGGAGGAACAGCGCATCAAGCTGAAGGGGAAAACCGTGCTGCTTGAGGATGTCCCGGCGCTGCAGCGCGAATATCATGAAGCCAGCGGACATTGA